From the Thermodesulfobacteriota bacterium genome, the window CCGGCGGGTAAAGTCCTTGCCCGCCGCGCCCACGGGGGAGCCCCGTCGTTTCCCCTTGTCCCGGCGGCGGGGCAGTGGAACCCTTGGGGCTCTGTCCGTCTTCCGGAACACGGATTCTCGGCACGGAACCGTGCCCCGGGAGGCCAACGACATCGGAGAAGACGTCAAGGCAGAGGCAGGGGGCACCGGGGAGGTACACCCGGGAGGGGCCGACCGCGCCCGAAGGAGGAAGCATGGCGGCGTATCTGGTGGGGCACATCCGGGTGCGGGACCCGGAGGGATGGAAGCAGTACGTGGCGCAGGTTCCGGGGACCCTTGCCCCCTTCGGGGGGGAGGTGCTCTTTCGGGGGCGGCGAGCGGCGGTGCTCGCGGGGGAGCACCGCTACGAGCTCGTCGTGGCCCTGCGGTTTCCCAGTCCCGACGCCGTCGCGTCGTGGCACGGGTCTCCGGCGTACCAGGCCCTGATTCCGATCCGGGACGCGGCCGCCGACGTGACCCTGGTGAGCTACGAAGAGGTTGCCTGAACGG encodes:
- a CDS encoding DUF1330 domain-containing protein, which gives rise to MAAYLVGHIRVRDPEGWKQYVAQVPGTLAPFGGEVLFRGRRAAVLAGEHRYELVVALRFPSPDAVASWHGSPAYQALIPIRDAAADVTLVSYEEVA